In Argiope bruennichi chromosome X1, qqArgBrue1.1, whole genome shotgun sequence, a single window of DNA contains:
- the LOC129959492 gene encoding uncharacterized protein LOC129959492 — MSQDKKLENFSSDLDSDSLLSSTMNDVETVSTTTQYNCHEMVEETEALATDRITEGVDIRISPRNSTVELINFQAVDDFSSEFSLVADVEVKMDDSSNEERVISTFETTIGNHVQTNGDATETLINLDDDCINNVNETTTSENHSQSTLKLLNCDIPEKEFIQPNNKMSQPVDGPKRSNVARREPRSAGPVSAFTVESKIAQEIKEMKQREEDLRKMREMLTKEMSTKSENTHTAVPVAKKETIKQAKEIVKPEKEKPPPAKTQVHTVNGGQSYNIACVFGHKRKDVAKSTETTPKADKKSSATSTYESPIEKEIRIVKQREEELKREREQALKIKMQLESCQLNADLSDDDKETIDTFASVSICSDSSFDSGTKLTTPEQKPFDGSLSPTSMNNKINEMYCNSSIAESICSLDSISQSERGINVNGLQKMFSQSSLKNSTFHSNSMRSPSPDSTSSSSISKISFPFAAQKSGSIVQSKNVNMERFIASKGKQIVFKNTSPINAVGNNDYMEIKPPQIKKSDQKSQRKFVSAASKIQTELQEMKEREEELKKERARLLGLNGQITDLTPETKDVNHNTNSSTDICSSPDFLENDKEIPNEIEKEEMQEIALNQTRRRSTLIEEWERRIQNSGVQV, encoded by the exons ATGAGTcaagataaaaaattagaaaatttttcaagtgACTTGGACTCTGACAGTCTTCTTTCAAGCACTATGAATGATGTGGAAACTGTGTCTACAACAACACAATATAACTGTCATGAAATGGTTGAAGAAACAGAAGCGTTGGCTACAGATCGTATTACCGAAGGAGTAGATATAAGAATATCTCCTCGAAATTCTACTGTCGAGTTGATAAATTTCCAGGCTGTTGATGATTTTTCCTCGGAATTTTCTCTTGTCGCTGATGTAGAAGTAAAAATGGATGATTCATCCAATGAAGAACGGGTGATTTCGACCTTTGAAACAACAATCGGTAACCATGTCCAAACCAACGGAGATGCAACCGAAACTCTAATAAACCTGGATGACGATTGCATAAACAATGTAAATGAAACGACAACAAGCGAAAACCACAGCCAAAGTACATTGAAATTGTTAAACTGCGACATCCcagaaaaggaattcattcagCCTAACAATAAGATGTCACAGCCTGTTGATGGTCCGAAGCGCTCCAACGTAGCAAGAAGAGAACCGAGAAGCGCCGGACCAGTCTCTGCTTTTACAGTTGAAAGCAAAATTGCTCaggaaataaaggaaatgaaacagCGAGAGGAAGACCTGCGTAAAATGAGAGAGATGCTAACAAAAGAAATGTCAACAAAATCTGAAAATACTCATACTGCAGTTCCGGTTGCAAAAAAAGAAACGATTAAGCAGGCTAAAGAGATCGTAAAACCAGAAAAGGAAAAGCCACCTCCTGCGAAAACTCAAGTTCATACAGTAAATGGTGGACAGAGTTATAATATAGCTTGCGTATTTGGTCATAAGCGCAAAGATGTTGCTAAAAGCACCGAAACCACTCCtaaagctgataaaaaatcaaGTGCCACTTCTACTTACGAATCGCCTATCGAAAAAGAGATTAGAATAGTTAAACAAAGAGAAGAAGAGCTTAAAAGGGAAAGAGAACaagctttgaaaattaaaatgcagtTAGAATCTTGTCAATTAAATGCTGACTTAAGCGATGATGACAAAGAAACCATTGATACTTTTGCCTCTGTAAGCATTTGTAGCGACTCATCTTTTGATTCAGGGACTAAATTAACAACACCTGAGCAAAAGCCTTTCGATGGTTCTCTCTCACCAACAAGCATGaacaataaaatcaatgaaatgtatTGCAACTCATCCATTGCCGAAAGTATTTGCTCTCTTGACTCCATCTCTCAGAGTGAACGTGGTATTAATGTTAATGGACTCCAAAAAATGTTTTCCCAAAGTTCTTTGAAGAACTCAACTTTTCATAGTAATTCGATGAGATCTCCTTCACCTGATTCGACGAGCAGCTCTTCCATCTCGAAGATCAGTTTTCCTTTCGCTGCTCAGAAATCAGGTTCAATCGTTCAGAGCAAAAATGTAAACATGGAGAGGTTTATCGCCAGCAAAGGAAagcaaattgttttcaaaaatacttcGCCAATCAATGCTGTTGGGAATAACGATTACATGGAAATAAAGCCACCTCAAATAAAGAAAAGTGACCAGAAATCGCAGAGGAAGTTTGTCTCAGCGGCTTCTAAAATTCAAACAGAATTACAAGAAATGAAAGAAAGGGAAGAAGAATTAAA GAAAGAACGAGCACGGCTCTTGGGTTTGAACGGACAAATTACGGATCTAACACCAGAGACAAAAGACGTGAATCATAATACAAATTCCTCGACGGATATCTGCTCCAGTCCAGATTTCCTAGAGAATGACAAAGAAATTCCAAACGAAATCGAAAAAGAG